Sequence from the Torulaspora delbrueckii CBS 1146 chromosome 5, complete genome genome:
GATCTGCATACCATAGACGACGCAAAATGCATCAAGATCGTCAAGCGCAGCGACGCGGGTCCAGAAGCAAACCCAAGAAGCCCGAAACGGGCAAAGCTATAGCTATGCACCCTCTAAATACTGAGAAACTACATACTTGTTATCACAAGGTCCATGATTCAAATATCTTATGCCCTGGGCTTCCAGAAGAATGCAAATGTAAATCATTTCCTTTTTGGGCGATGGCGCGCCCTCTAAACTTCCTAAAAGGGTAAAAATAGGTCAAAGGCACCAAAGTTTCTCGTTTCGTGTCTTGGCTTCCTGAAAGGgtaaaaaattaaaaagtttcaagatctcGAGGCTCGCCAGATCGTGTTTGAGATTATACCGATCGCGATCTAGAGCTGTTTTGGCGTTGAAGGGCCAGAACCTCATTGAGTTTCACGTCTGTGGTTCAGACGCTGGACGTTTCGGcatttttcagctttgTAACGTATATATACAAGAGTCGTTTGATCTGGACATAGCAGGGTGCTAGCAGGTTAGTAAgataagaagaattgaaatggCTACGGCTGGCGTGCACAATTTGCCTCAGATGAGGTCCATATGGCTGgatgaggacgaagagGCGGAAAAACTGTATGGCTTACAGGCACAACAGTTTATGGCAcctgatgatgatgaaaatttaGCAATTATGATGGTTAATAGTGATAAGCCATTGTTGAGTAATAAGCAGAATATTGATTTACCACCATTGGGGAAAAAGGATGCCAGACATCTGCCCACTGCGACAATGGTTTCACAGAAGAcgaagacaaagaagaagaagaagaagaagggaaTCTTTGGTCTATTCAGAGGTAAAGAACGTCAAGTGGTGAAGAGTCCAGGTCAAATTTCTACACCTTTTGGGTTTCAACACATTTCGCATGCTGATGTAAGAGCCGGTTTCGAGTCagatgaggaaaatgaGAATGAGGCCATAGAAccagaggaagaattgcCAGCTAGGCCTTTGAGTAGGGCTTTCATGACCCTTTCGATTCCCGCGAATGTTTCTCCAACTAAGGAACGCAAACGCATTTCTTCTAGAATGTCAATCCAAGCTTCAATATCAACTTCGGCTTCGTCTAGGTACTCTAGATCAGGCGACAGCGCCGGTCGTATTGTCTCTAGTTCAACGATGGCCACTTCAGTGTTGAGTGAAGCAAGCTCGCCAAGCCGCATTGCACTTCTATCCAGTATGGATAGGCTGTGcatcaagaacaagcaaaATAGAGTATCTGATGCCAGTGAAGCTTCGATCAGTTTCCTTAAGAATTATGATTTCCCAACACTATTAGAGAACTCTGCCACAGATGAACCACAGACACCTGCAAAAAACGCTTCAGAAAAAGGATCTCCAGTAAGACTAACCAGAGTAAATTCAGAACCCCAATTATTTGGTACCCCACAGATGGAAAACAGATGGTTTGGTGATGAGACTCCCGCATCAAGGAAATCACTTGATGACGTGCTTTTGTGCTATCATCAACCCAGCATCACTAGTTCTCCATTCCAAAAATCTCCAATCAAGTCATCACAATGAACATTCCGTTCCCCAAATGCATTCCCGTCATTCGCTAAAACTGTAATATATGCATGCCCAATCTACAGGGTGCCCTCcatcatttttcattcaCTTTAATTCATTCGTTGCATACTCTGTAGAACTTTTGATCGTTTTGCACTGTCATCACATTCTAAGTAAAGAATTATCACTAAATATTGCGCTAGATTAATTGTTAGATGTTTCCAGTTTAGTCATAACCTCAGTCATCGCTGTTTTACAATTGATTAACTCTTCGATCAGTGGAAAAAGGCCCTTGAAATTCATCTGACATTGTCTCAATGATTGAGGTATCGAAAATGCTCCTCCAAACATCGTTAGAGGATCCCTATGTCGTaatttctttaatttcttctctttaGCTTCGCGATTCCTCTTACGTAGATTAGCCTCATCATGCAACTTTTCATCGACTTTCTCATCCACAATaggttcttctttctcatcctcatccaGTTTAACTTTTACAAAACTTATCCTTCCGTCAGTACCTCTCTCTACGCTTAACTGACCCTCGTAGGCTTCATCCCAGTAATCTGATCCGTACCTGCCTCTTAGCGTATCTTTATTAT
This genomic interval carries:
- the GIC2 gene encoding Gic2p (similar to Saccharomyces cerevisiae GIC2 (YDR309C) and GIC1 (YHR061C); ancestral locus Anc_5.331); amino-acid sequence: MATAGVHNLPQMRSIWLDEDEEAEKLYGLQAQQFMAPDDDENLAIMMVNSDKPLLSNKQNIDLPPLGKKDARHLPTATMVSQKTKTKKKKKKKGIFGLFRGKERQVVKSPGQISTPFGFQHISHADVRAGFESDEENENEAIEPEEELPARPLSRAFMTLSIPANVSPTKERKRISSRMSIQASISTSASSRYSRSGDSAGRIVSSSTMATSVLSEASSPSRIALLSSMDRLCIKNKQNRVSDASEASISFLKNYDFPTLLENSATDEPQTPAKNASEKGSPVRLTRVNSEPQLFGTPQMENRWFGDETPASRKSLDDVLLCYHQPSITSSPFQKSPIKSSQ
- the VMA22 gene encoding Vma22p (similar to Saccharomyces cerevisiae VMA22 (YHR060W); ancestral locus Anc_5.330) → MEEDQEHLELLKLLARYDLLLEQLQKSMREGFQNLGRANYHNKDTLRGRYGSDYWDEAYEGQLSVERGTDGRISFVKVKLDEDEKEEPIVDEKVDEKLHDEANLRKRNREAKEKKLKKLRHRDPLTMFGGAFSIPQSLRQCQMNFKGLFPLIEELINCKTAMTEVMTKLETSNN